One genomic segment of Ipomoea triloba cultivar NCNSP0323 chromosome 9, ASM357664v1 includes these proteins:
- the LOC116029417 gene encoding uncharacterized protein LOC116029417 isoform X1 yields MSGEESQTDYIGAMLGVNVESGVDESCCLKDGSGNLNAHVTGMQPREAVMQPLMVGEVLQDGYVREEDGIFEVEVKMDGDEYLGVGGQDGVPNPTMDLNTQRMFVGEVSVNGVGNEGTGIDSAGSIEVVGSNSMRSRVSQGQLITIQPAYAEEMDINHIALIPRSREEESRTEEEGQFYVSDLVWGKVRSHPWWPGQIFEPSAASQKAMKYFKRDSYLIAYFGDQTFAWNEVSQIKPFRMYFNQMEKQSSIESFCHAVNCSLDEVSRRFEFGLSCSCVPKAVRCKFESQSVANAGIRAESSQRDGGDKLSTVASFWPGALLQCLKSIATSPCCVVDRLGFVVARSQLLAFSRWKGYYELPAVEEFRGLDGSVLDLTDNASIATGKRKSTIRGPYRKRKLWSKDNGCLEKNGTLMFGNISSLPDGGKDYMDESDRQINISSSNSQKPSDLILSELKVKRRKKLLPSGTGSNKSSPPRKHLKIGQRIQRPAVQLGGSTTVIKPGVEFLSLDNVLLNLSLAAKDPTNGYHILAPYTNIFSGLRKFKSLETSKLKDQEVLVQKCRGESSLNYETTESPALNGIEDSYWTDRIIQGNLEEQVLYEPEDQNEKIIPVGQLDAVFGLNLGADKRERVGILMHSEAEDPSGFIDGQQNLEEQVLYEPEDQNEKIIPVGQLDAVFGLNPGADKQERGAILMQSEAEDPSGLVDGQQNLEEQVLYEPEDQNEKIIPVGQLDAVFGLNPGADKQERGAILMQSEAEDPSGLVDGQQNLEEDPSGLVDGQQNLEEQVIFEPGTEDEKNIPVGQPNAVVGLNPGADNQERATIIVLSEPEDPSGSADGGAEEDCPTELILNFKNLESVPSAADLNKTFSEFGPLDESQTEGMHKTKRGKVVFKRRSDAEIAFGSAGTCSLFGHSLISYRLNYAPRPRKVPVSNRKRKKTLSSTESNDIQSF; encoded by the exons ATGAGTGGCGAAGAGAGTCAAACTGATTATATTGGGGCCATGCTTGGGGTGAATGTGGAGTCCGGAGTAGATGAGAGTTGTTGTTTGAAAGATGGTAGTGGAAATCTAAATGCTCATGTGACTGGAATGCAACCTAGAGAGGCGGTAATGCAGCCTTTGATGGTTGGGGAAGTATTGCAGGATGGTTATGTAAGGGAAGAGGATGGAATTTTTGAAGTTGAGGTAAAGATGGATGGTGATGAATATCTAGGTGTGGGTGGTCAGGACGGAGTTCCGAATCCTACTATGGATTTGAATACACAGCGGATGTTTGTAGGTGAAGTTTCTGTAAATGGGGTTGGAAATGAAGGAACTGGAATCGATTCTGCTGGTAGTATTGAAGTAGTTGGCTCAAATAGCATGCGAAGCAGGGTAAGTCAGGGACAGTTGATAACTATACAGCCTGCATATGCAGAAGAAATGGATATTAATCACATTGCTCTGATTCCGAGAAGTCGTGAGGAGGAGTCTAGAACAGAGGAAGAAGGGCAGTTTTATGTGTCTGATCTAGTGTGGGGCAAGGTGAGGAGCCATCCTTGGTGGCCGGGGCAGATATTTGAGCCTTCTGCTGCATCACAGAAAGCCATGAAATATTTTAAGAGAGACAGCTACTTAATAGCCTACTTTGGGGACCAAACATTTGCATGGAATGAAGTGTCACAGATAAAACCCTTTAGGATGTActtcaaccaaatggagaaacAATCCTCTATAGAATCCTTCTGTCATGCTGTGAATTGCTCATTGGATGAGGTTTCTCGAAGATTTGAGTTTGGGCTCTCCTGCTCATGTGTGCCAAAGGCTGTGCGATGTAAATTTGAATCTCAGAGTGTTGCCAATGCTGGCATTCGAGCAGAATCAAGTCAAAGGGATGGTGGCGACAAACTGTCAACTGTGGCCTCTTTCTGGCCTGGAGCACTTCTTCAATGTTTGAAGTCAATAGCAACATCCCCATGCTGTGTGGTTGATAGACTAGGATTTGTGGTGGCAAGATCTCAGCTGCTGGCATTCAGCCGTTGGAAGGGTTATTATGAGCTACCTGCAGTGGAAGAGTTTCGTGGTCTGGACGGATCAGTTCTGGATTTGACTGATAATGCCAGTATTGCAACTGGAAAAAGGAAGTCAACCATCAGAGGTCCTTATCGGAAGCGTAAACTGTGGTCAAAGGATAATGGCTGCCTTGAGAAGAATGGAACATTGATGTTTGGCAATATTTCAAGTTTGCCTGATGGTGGCAAGGACTATATGGATGAATCTGATAGGCAGATTAACATTTCTTCTAGTAATAGCCAAAAACCAAGTGACTTGATATTGAGTGAGCTTAAAgtaaagagaagaaagaaactaTTGCCTTCAGGGACTGGAAGTAATAAGTCATCACCACCAAGGAAACATCTTAAGATTGGGCAGCGGATACAGAGGCCTGCTGTTCAACTTGGAGGATCAACTACAGTTATCAAGCCCGGAGTAGAGTTCCTTTCTTTAGACAATGTACTCTTAAACCTTTCCTTGGCTGCCAAAGATCCCACTAATGGGTATCACATTTTGGCTCCATACACCAATATTTTCTCTGGCTTAAGGAAATTTAAATCTTTGGAAACTTCCAAGTTAAAAGATCAGGAAGTTTTAGTTCAAAAGTGCAGAGGAGAAAGCTCATTGAATTATGAAACAACTGAATCACCTGCACTTAATGGCATAGAAGATTCATATTGGACTGATAGAATTATTCAAGGGAACCTTGAAGAGCAGGTGTTATATGAGCCTGAAGACCAAAATGAAAAGATAATTCCTGTAGGCCAGTTAGATGCTGTTTTTGGTCTCAACCTAGGTGCAGACAAACGAGAAAGAGTTGGTATACTTATGCATTCAGAAGCTGAAGATCCATCTGGTTTCATTGATGGACAACAGAACCTTGAAGAGCAGGTGTTATATGAGCCTGAAGACCAAAACGAAAAGATAATTCCTGTTG GTCAGTTAGATGCTGTTTTTGGTCTCAACCCAGGTGCAGACAAACAAGAAAGAGGTGCTATACTTATGCAGTCAGAAGCTGAAGATCCATCTG GTCTCGTTGATGGACAACAGAACCTTGAAGAGCAGGTGTTATATGAGCCTGAAGACCAAAATGAAAAGATAATTCCTGTTG GTCAGTTAGATGCTGTTTTTGGTCTCAACCCAGGTGCAGACAAACAAGAAAGAGGTGCTATACTTATGCAGTCAGAAGCTGAAGATCCATCTGGTCTCGTTGATGGACAACAGAACCTTGAAGAAGATCCATCTGGTCTCGTTGATGGACAACAGAACCTTGAAGAACAGGTAATATTTGAACCTGGAACTGAAGATGAGAAGAATATTCCTGTTGGTCAACCAAATGCTGTTGTTGGTCTCAACCCAGGTGCAGACAATCAAGAAAGAGCCACCATCATTGTGCTGTCAGAACCTGAAGATCCATCTGGTTCTGCGGATGGAGGAGCTGAGGAAGATTGTCCTACTGAACTGATTCTCAACTTTAAAAACCTGGAATCTGTTCCCTCAGCAGCAGATCTAAATAAAACATTTAGCGAGTTTGGTCCTCTTGATGAGTCTCAGACTGAAGGTATGCACAAGACCAAGCGTGGAAAAGTTGTGTTCAAGAGGCGCTCTGATGCCGAAATTGCTTTCGGCAGCGCTGGTACATGTAGCCTTTTTGGGCATTCGCTTATCAGCTACCGCCTTAACTATGCTCCTAGGCCACGCAAAGTTCCTGTTTCAAACcgtaaaagaaagaaaactcTATCATCCACAGAAAGCAATGACATCCAAAGTTTTTAA
- the LOC116029417 gene encoding uncharacterized protein LOC116029417 isoform X2 → MSGEESQTDYIGAMLGVNVESGVDESCCLKDGSGNLNAHVTGMQPREAVMQPLMVGEVLQDGYVREEDGIFEVEVKMDGDEYLGVGGQDGVPNPTMDLNTQRMFVGEVSVNGVGNEGTGIDSAGSIEVVGSNSMRSRVSQGQLITIQPAYAEEMDINHIALIPRSREEESRTEEEGQFYVSDLVWGKVRSHPWWPGQIFEPSAASQKAMKYFKRDSYLIAYFGDQTFAWNEVSQIKPFRMYFNQMEKQSSIESFCHAVNCSLDEVSRRFEFGLSCSCVPKAVRCKFESQSVANAGIRAESSQRDGGDKLSTVASFWPGALLQCLKSIATSPCCVVDRLGFVVARSQLLAFSRWKGYYELPAVEEFRGLDGSVLDLTDNASIATGKRKSTIRGPYRKRKLWSKDNGCLEKNGTLMFGNISSLPDGGKDYMDESDRQINISSSNSQKPSDLILSELKVKRRKKLLPSGTGSNKSSPPRKHLKIGQRIQRPAVQLGGSTTVIKPGVEFLSLDNVLLNLSLAAKDPTNGYHILAPYTNIFSGLRKFKSLETSKLKDQEVLVQKCRGESSLNYETTESPALNGIEDSYWTDRIIQGNLEEQVLYEPEDQNEKIIPVGQLDAVFGLNLGADKRERVGILMHSEAEDPSGFIDGQQNLEEQVLYEPEDQNEKIIPVGQLDAVFGLNPGADKQERGAILMQSEAEDPSGLVDGQQNLEEQVLYEPEDQNEKIIPVGQLDAVFGLNPGADKQERGAILMQSEAEDPSGLVDGQQNLEEQVIFEPGTEDEKNIPVGQPNAVVGLNPGADNQERATIIVLSEPEDPSGSADGGAEEDCPTELILNFKNLESVPSAADLNKTFSEFGPLDESQTEGMHKTKRGKVVFKRRSDAEIAFGSAGTCSLFGHSLISYRLNYAPRPRKVPVSNRKRKKTLSSTESNDIQSF, encoded by the exons ATGAGTGGCGAAGAGAGTCAAACTGATTATATTGGGGCCATGCTTGGGGTGAATGTGGAGTCCGGAGTAGATGAGAGTTGTTGTTTGAAAGATGGTAGTGGAAATCTAAATGCTCATGTGACTGGAATGCAACCTAGAGAGGCGGTAATGCAGCCTTTGATGGTTGGGGAAGTATTGCAGGATGGTTATGTAAGGGAAGAGGATGGAATTTTTGAAGTTGAGGTAAAGATGGATGGTGATGAATATCTAGGTGTGGGTGGTCAGGACGGAGTTCCGAATCCTACTATGGATTTGAATACACAGCGGATGTTTGTAGGTGAAGTTTCTGTAAATGGGGTTGGAAATGAAGGAACTGGAATCGATTCTGCTGGTAGTATTGAAGTAGTTGGCTCAAATAGCATGCGAAGCAGGGTAAGTCAGGGACAGTTGATAACTATACAGCCTGCATATGCAGAAGAAATGGATATTAATCACATTGCTCTGATTCCGAGAAGTCGTGAGGAGGAGTCTAGAACAGAGGAAGAAGGGCAGTTTTATGTGTCTGATCTAGTGTGGGGCAAGGTGAGGAGCCATCCTTGGTGGCCGGGGCAGATATTTGAGCCTTCTGCTGCATCACAGAAAGCCATGAAATATTTTAAGAGAGACAGCTACTTAATAGCCTACTTTGGGGACCAAACATTTGCATGGAATGAAGTGTCACAGATAAAACCCTTTAGGATGTActtcaaccaaatggagaaacAATCCTCTATAGAATCCTTCTGTCATGCTGTGAATTGCTCATTGGATGAGGTTTCTCGAAGATTTGAGTTTGGGCTCTCCTGCTCATGTGTGCCAAAGGCTGTGCGATGTAAATTTGAATCTCAGAGTGTTGCCAATGCTGGCATTCGAGCAGAATCAAGTCAAAGGGATGGTGGCGACAAACTGTCAACTGTGGCCTCTTTCTGGCCTGGAGCACTTCTTCAATGTTTGAAGTCAATAGCAACATCCCCATGCTGTGTGGTTGATAGACTAGGATTTGTGGTGGCAAGATCTCAGCTGCTGGCATTCAGCCGTTGGAAGGGTTATTATGAGCTACCTGCAGTGGAAGAGTTTCGTGGTCTGGACGGATCAGTTCTGGATTTGACTGATAATGCCAGTATTGCAACTGGAAAAAGGAAGTCAACCATCAGAGGTCCTTATCGGAAGCGTAAACTGTGGTCAAAGGATAATGGCTGCCTTGAGAAGAATGGAACATTGATGTTTGGCAATATTTCAAGTTTGCCTGATGGTGGCAAGGACTATATGGATGAATCTGATAGGCAGATTAACATTTCTTCTAGTAATAGCCAAAAACCAAGTGACTTGATATTGAGTGAGCTTAAAgtaaagagaagaaagaaactaTTGCCTTCAGGGACTGGAAGTAATAAGTCATCACCACCAAGGAAACATCTTAAGATTGGGCAGCGGATACAGAGGCCTGCTGTTCAACTTGGAGGATCAACTACAGTTATCAAGCCCGGAGTAGAGTTCCTTTCTTTAGACAATGTACTCTTAAACCTTTCCTTGGCTGCCAAAGATCCCACTAATGGGTATCACATTTTGGCTCCATACACCAATATTTTCTCTGGCTTAAGGAAATTTAAATCTTTGGAAACTTCCAAGTTAAAAGATCAGGAAGTTTTAGTTCAAAAGTGCAGAGGAGAAAGCTCATTGAATTATGAAACAACTGAATCACCTGCACTTAATGGCATAGAAGATTCATATTGGACTGATAGAATTATTCAAGGGAACCTTGAAGAGCAGGTGTTATATGAGCCTGAAGACCAAAATGAAAAGATAATTCCTGTAGGCCAGTTAGATGCTGTTTTTGGTCTCAACCTAGGTGCAGACAAACGAGAAAGAGTTGGTATACTTATGCATTCAGAAGCTGAAGATCCATCTGGTTTCATTGATGGACAACAGAACCTTGAAGAGCAGGTGTTATATGAGCCTGAAGACCAAAACGAAAAGATAATTCCTGTTG GTCAGTTAGATGCTGTTTTTGGTCTCAACCCAGGTGCAGACAAACAAGAAAGAGGTGCTATACTTATGCAGTCAGAAGCTGAAGATCCATCTG GTCTCGTTGATGGACAACAGAACCTTGAAGAGCAGGTGTTATATGAGCCTGAAGACCAAAATGAAAAGATAATTCCTGTTG GTCAGTTAGATGCTGTTTTTGGTCTCAACCCAGGTGCAGACAAACAAGAAAGAGGTGCTATACTTATGCAGTCAGAAGCTGAAGATCCATCTG GTCTCGTTGATGGACAACAGAACCTTGAAGAACAGGTAATATTTGAACCTGGAACTGAAGATGAGAAGAATATTCCTGTTGGTCAACCAAATGCTGTTGTTGGTCTCAACCCAGGTGCAGACAATCAAGAAAGAGCCACCATCATTGTGCTGTCAGAACCTGAAGATCCATCTGGTTCTGCGGATGGAGGAGCTGAGGAAGATTGTCCTACTGAACTGATTCTCAACTTTAAAAACCTGGAATCTGTTCCCTCAGCAGCAGATCTAAATAAAACATTTAGCGAGTTTGGTCCTCTTGATGAGTCTCAGACTGAAGGTATGCACAAGACCAAGCGTGGAAAAGTTGTGTTCAAGAGGCGCTCTGATGCCGAAATTGCTTTCGGCAGCGCTGGTACATGTAGCCTTTTTGGGCATTCGCTTATCAGCTACCGCCTTAACTATGCTCCTAGGCCACGCAAAGTTCCTGTTTCAAACcgtaaaagaaagaaaactcTATCATCCACAGAAAGCAATGACATCCAAAGTTTTTAA
- the LOC116029417 gene encoding uncharacterized protein LOC116029417 isoform X3, producing MSGEESQTDYIGAMLGVNVESGVDESCCLKDGSGNLNAHVTGMQPREAVMQPLMVGEVLQDGYVREEDGIFEVEVKMDGDEYLGVGGQDGVPNPTMDLNTQRMFVGEVSVNGVGNEGTGIDSAGSIEVVGSNSMRSRVSQGQLITIQPAYAEEMDINHIALIPRSREEESRTEEEGQFYVSDLVWGKVRSHPWWPGQIFEPSAASQKAMKYFKRDSYLIAYFGDQTFAWNEVSQIKPFRMYFNQMEKQSSIESFCHAVNCSLDEVSRRFEFGLSCSCVPKAVRCKFESQSVANAGIRAESSQRDGGDKLSTVASFWPGALLQCLKSIATSPCCVVDRLGFVVARSQLLAFSRWKGYYELPAVEEFRGLDGSVLDLTDNASIATGKRKSTIRGPYRKRKLWSKDNGCLEKNGTLMFGNISSLPDGGKDYMDESDRQINISSSNSQKPSDLILSELKVKRRKKLLPSGTGSNKSSPPRKHLKIGQRIQRPAVQLGGSTTVIKPGVEFLSLDNVLLNLSLAAKDPTNGYHILAPYTNIFSGLRKFKSLETSKLKDQEVLVQKCRGESSLNYETTESPALNGIEDSYWTDRIIQGNLEEQVLYEPEDQNEKIIPVGQLDAVFGLNPGADKQERGAILMQSEAEDPSGLVDGQQNLEEQVLYEPEDQNEKIIPVGQLDAVFGLNPGADKQERGAILMQSEAEDPSGLVDGQQNLEEDPSGLVDGQQNLEEQVIFEPGTEDEKNIPVGQPNAVVGLNPGADNQERATIIVLSEPEDPSGSADGGAEEDCPTELILNFKNLESVPSAADLNKTFSEFGPLDESQTEGMHKTKRGKVVFKRRSDAEIAFGSAGTCSLFGHSLISYRLNYAPRPRKVPVSNRKRKKTLSSTESNDIQSF from the exons ATGAGTGGCGAAGAGAGTCAAACTGATTATATTGGGGCCATGCTTGGGGTGAATGTGGAGTCCGGAGTAGATGAGAGTTGTTGTTTGAAAGATGGTAGTGGAAATCTAAATGCTCATGTGACTGGAATGCAACCTAGAGAGGCGGTAATGCAGCCTTTGATGGTTGGGGAAGTATTGCAGGATGGTTATGTAAGGGAAGAGGATGGAATTTTTGAAGTTGAGGTAAAGATGGATGGTGATGAATATCTAGGTGTGGGTGGTCAGGACGGAGTTCCGAATCCTACTATGGATTTGAATACACAGCGGATGTTTGTAGGTGAAGTTTCTGTAAATGGGGTTGGAAATGAAGGAACTGGAATCGATTCTGCTGGTAGTATTGAAGTAGTTGGCTCAAATAGCATGCGAAGCAGGGTAAGTCAGGGACAGTTGATAACTATACAGCCTGCATATGCAGAAGAAATGGATATTAATCACATTGCTCTGATTCCGAGAAGTCGTGAGGAGGAGTCTAGAACAGAGGAAGAAGGGCAGTTTTATGTGTCTGATCTAGTGTGGGGCAAGGTGAGGAGCCATCCTTGGTGGCCGGGGCAGATATTTGAGCCTTCTGCTGCATCACAGAAAGCCATGAAATATTTTAAGAGAGACAGCTACTTAATAGCCTACTTTGGGGACCAAACATTTGCATGGAATGAAGTGTCACAGATAAAACCCTTTAGGATGTActtcaaccaaatggagaaacAATCCTCTATAGAATCCTTCTGTCATGCTGTGAATTGCTCATTGGATGAGGTTTCTCGAAGATTTGAGTTTGGGCTCTCCTGCTCATGTGTGCCAAAGGCTGTGCGATGTAAATTTGAATCTCAGAGTGTTGCCAATGCTGGCATTCGAGCAGAATCAAGTCAAAGGGATGGTGGCGACAAACTGTCAACTGTGGCCTCTTTCTGGCCTGGAGCACTTCTTCAATGTTTGAAGTCAATAGCAACATCCCCATGCTGTGTGGTTGATAGACTAGGATTTGTGGTGGCAAGATCTCAGCTGCTGGCATTCAGCCGTTGGAAGGGTTATTATGAGCTACCTGCAGTGGAAGAGTTTCGTGGTCTGGACGGATCAGTTCTGGATTTGACTGATAATGCCAGTATTGCAACTGGAAAAAGGAAGTCAACCATCAGAGGTCCTTATCGGAAGCGTAAACTGTGGTCAAAGGATAATGGCTGCCTTGAGAAGAATGGAACATTGATGTTTGGCAATATTTCAAGTTTGCCTGATGGTGGCAAGGACTATATGGATGAATCTGATAGGCAGATTAACATTTCTTCTAGTAATAGCCAAAAACCAAGTGACTTGATATTGAGTGAGCTTAAAgtaaagagaagaaagaaactaTTGCCTTCAGGGACTGGAAGTAATAAGTCATCACCACCAAGGAAACATCTTAAGATTGGGCAGCGGATACAGAGGCCTGCTGTTCAACTTGGAGGATCAACTACAGTTATCAAGCCCGGAGTAGAGTTCCTTTCTTTAGACAATGTACTCTTAAACCTTTCCTTGGCTGCCAAAGATCCCACTAATGGGTATCACATTTTGGCTCCATACACCAATATTTTCTCTGGCTTAAGGAAATTTAAATCTTTGGAAACTTCCAAGTTAAAAGATCAGGAAGTTTTAGTTCAAAAGTGCAGAGGAGAAAGCTCATTGAATTATGAAACAACTGAATCACCTGCACTTAATGGCATAGAAGATTCATATTGGACTGATAGAATTATTCAAGGGAACCTTGAAGAGCAGGTGTTATATGAGCCTGAAGACCAAAATGAAAAG ATAATTCCTGTTGGTCAGTTAGATGCTGTTTTTGGTCTCAACCCAGGTGCAGACAAACAAGAAAGAGGTGCTATACTTATGCAGTCAGAAGCTGAAGATCCATCTG GTCTCGTTGATGGACAACAGAACCTTGAAGAGCAGGTGTTATATGAGCCTGAAGACCAAAATGAAAAGATAATTCCTGTTG GTCAGTTAGATGCTGTTTTTGGTCTCAACCCAGGTGCAGACAAACAAGAAAGAGGTGCTATACTTATGCAGTCAGAAGCTGAAGATCCATCTGGTCTCGTTGATGGACAACAGAACCTTGAAGAAGATCCATCTGGTCTCGTTGATGGACAACAGAACCTTGAAGAACAGGTAATATTTGAACCTGGAACTGAAGATGAGAAGAATATTCCTGTTGGTCAACCAAATGCTGTTGTTGGTCTCAACCCAGGTGCAGACAATCAAGAAAGAGCCACCATCATTGTGCTGTCAGAACCTGAAGATCCATCTGGTTCTGCGGATGGAGGAGCTGAGGAAGATTGTCCTACTGAACTGATTCTCAACTTTAAAAACCTGGAATCTGTTCCCTCAGCAGCAGATCTAAATAAAACATTTAGCGAGTTTGGTCCTCTTGATGAGTCTCAGACTGAAGGTATGCACAAGACCAAGCGTGGAAAAGTTGTGTTCAAGAGGCGCTCTGATGCCGAAATTGCTTTCGGCAGCGCTGGTACATGTAGCCTTTTTGGGCATTCGCTTATCAGCTACCGCCTTAACTATGCTCCTAGGCCACGCAAAGTTCCTGTTTCAAACcgtaaaagaaagaaaactcTATCATCCACAGAAAGCAATGACATCCAAAGTTTTTAA
- the LOC116030777 gene encoding probable serine/threonine-protein kinase dyrk2 — protein sequence MGEREQTDLEAKRLSIFTFSSEDENFIVNLSSSPLQSIGLQQSEYQKESISLELFETMDGQEGKDICHRNEEDDIFPELREPMEPERTKWKKNPKSRKSLAWNSAFFTDAGVLDHEELSSMIKEAEKCEVLDPEELSSMIKGTEKGEVLDFEELSSMIKETEQGEKHLLSGNNEDVEQSIDSISIDSISTFEGDDLILEQLEAEVFEDIRASIVRSSKVLNVMFSSSKKASPKAVDEATSALKKADCTSKNVPVPKVAPKRTIKAQTYGMSKSQQKQTGGVQSSGKMVTKENSLVTQAITRTLDSKSLLARPQKLSSKVNSVSAAIAKGTSMGANHVKSDHVNSKISTVTVAGKEARVSKFSTANNAHKVVPKPVASRSSSDSTASTSSDRTGKSTFPATRRKVESRPVDQPSSGSSVKTTSKIALKNEISSRNSAVGAYVMSSKMSPGFSPASSISEWSSTSSSSSSINKRSNGSRTSLDTSRSMDSDNPPLDLTNSSSHYQTSDKSVPKTTLLNENISTPSRLNGILSRPSYMKPSGLRMPSPKIGFFDRVKSDCSPNGSMQSHSNGSAALTTKIGANVRTNIKAKTAKLPPAKTFTRVEHDTEMAPSHISFKDKLPAPVNTSGSPGDIEYYSSPSQEVHHEMSRGCNLHPKDVAVEGPERTKHVADAGLIPVDHGDQGLVKSEMSRDIYLKPNLNDTKIIAVEGDCCDSEVAPSTPFGGKTCGSS from the exons atgggggAAAGGGAGCAGACTGATCTCGAAGCCAAACGTCTCAGCATCTTCACGTTTTCATCGGAGGATGAGAATTTCATCGTCAATTTGTCTTCTTCACCGCTTCAGTCCATTGGTCTTCAACAATCAG AGTATCAGAAAGAGTCAATAAGCTTGGAGTTATTTGAAACAATGGATGGTCAGGAAGGAAAGGATATTTGCCATAGAAATGAAGAAGATGACATCTTTCCTGAACTTCGTGAGCCAATGGAACCTGAAAGAACCAAATGGAAAAAGAACCCAAAGTCTCGCAAGAGTTTAGCGTGGAATAGTGCTTTCTTCACAGATGCGG GAGTACTAGATCATGAGGAGTTGTCCAGCATGATCAAAGAGGCTGAAAAGTGTGAAGTCCTAGATCCTGAGGAGTTGTCCAGCATGATCAAAGGAACTGAGAAGGGTGAAGTACTAGATTTCGAGGAGTTGTCCAGCATGATCAAAGAAACTGAACAGGGTGAAAAGCATCTCCTGTCTGGGAATAATGAGGATGTAGAACAATCTATTGATTCAATCTCAATAGATTCAATCTCAACATTTGAAGGTGATGATCTGATACTTGAACAACTTGAGGCTGAGGTTTTTGAGGACATTAGAGCTTCGATTGTAAGATCCAGCAAAGTTTTAAATGTGATGTTTTCAAGCAGCAAAAAAGCATCTCCAAAGGCAGTGGATGAGGCCACTTCTG CTTTGAAGAAGGCAGACTGTACTTCTAAAAATGTG CCGGTGCCTAAAGTTGCTCCCAAGAGAACTATTAAAGCACAAACTTATGGGATGTCAAAAAGTCAGCAGAAACAAACTGGTGGAGTGCAAAGCTCTGGTAAAAtggtaaccaaggaaaactcaCTAGTCACGCAG GCCATCACTAGAACCTTGGACTCAAAATCATTGCTTGCTAGGCCACAAAAACTGAGCAGTAAGGTGAATTCTGTCTCTGCAGCAATAGCAAAAGGGACCTCTATGGGTGCCAATCATGTTAAAAGTGATCATGTCAATTCAAAAATTAGTACGGTAACAGTTGCTGGTAAAGAGGCCCGGGTATCAAAATTTTCCACTGCAAACAATGCTCACAAGGTGGTGCCAAAACCTGTAGCCTCAAGATCTTCAAGTGATAGTACTGCCAGTACTTCGTCTGACAGAACAGGAAAATCTACTTTCCCTGCAACAAGAAGAAAGGTGGAGAGCAGGCCTGTTGATCAACCTTCCTCTGGCTCAAGTGTCAAAACTACATCAAAAATTGCTTTGAAGAATGAGATATCCTCTAGAAACTCTGCTGTTGGAGCATATGTTATGTCTTCAAAGATGAGTCCTGGCTTTTCACCTGCTAGCTCTATTAGTGAGTGGTCTtcaacatcatcatcttctagtTCCATTAACAAGAGGTCAAATGGATCTAGGACTAGCCTTGATACTAGTAGATCCATGGACAGTGATAACCCACCCTTGGATTTGACAAATTCTTCAAGTCATTACCAGACATCAGATAAATCAGTTCCCAAAACAACATTGCTTAATGAGAATATAAGTACACCTTCAAGACTGAATGGCATACTTTCTCGACCATCTTATATGAAGCCATCAGGCCTGCGGATGCCATCCCCAAAGATTGGTTTCTTCGACAGG GTTAAGTCAGATTGCAGTCCAAATGGGTCTATGCAGTCTCATTCCAATGGAAGTGCTGCATTAACGACGAAAATTGGAGCCAATGTGAGGACAAATATAAAAGCCAAGACTGCAAAGCTTCCACCTGCAAAAACATTCACAAGAGTGGAGCATGATACAGAGATGGCCCCTTCTCACATATCTTTTAAAGACAAATTACCTGCCCCAGTGAATACCAGTGGTAGTCCAGGAGATATAGAATACTATTCTAGCCCATCCCAAGAAGTTCATCATGAAATGAGTCGAGGTTGTAATTTACATCCCAAGGATGTTGCAGTTGAAGGACCTGAAAGAACTAAACATGTTGCAGATGCTGGTTTAATTCCAGTTGATCATGGGGACCAAGGTTTAGTGAAGAGTGAAATGAGCAGAGACATATATTTGAAGCCCAACTTGAATGATACGAAGATCATTGCCGTTGAAGGCGACTGTTGTGATTCAGAGGTTGCACCTAGCACACCTTTTGGTGGCAAGACTTGTGGGAGTAGTTAG